The Chamaesiphon minutus PCC 6605 DNA window GAAAATCTTGTAACTTTTGAAAATATGGTTGCTCGAACTCTGTTGCCAAAACTTGTTGCCAATCACTAGAAATCGATGAGATAGTCATATTTATTAGTCATTAAAATACAGCGGCGGCAATTTAAATTGCCGCCGCTACGCTGTTATCGGCAGTATCGTTTAGACAGTTGCGTTGAGAGATTTAGATTTAATTGACGTCAAGAAATTTTTGAGTAACTGCTTGCCAGAACTAGTCAAAATACTTTCTGGATGAAACTGTACCCCTTCAATCTGGGGATAATCCCGATGGCGCACGCCCATAATGGTGCCATCTTCAACCCAGGCATTAATCTCCAGGCAGTCTGGACAGGTGGCTCGATCGATTACTAAACTATGGTATCGAGTAGCGGTGAAGGGATTGTCTAAACCTGCAAAAACACCTGTATTGTTATGGTAAATTTCGGAAGTTTTGCCGTGCATCAAAATCGGTGCGGGGATTGTATCGCCACCAAAAGCCTGTCCGATGCTCTGATGTCCCAGGCACACGCCTAAAATAGGATATTTGGTGCCGAGTTCGCTAATAATTGCCATGGAAACACCTGCATCTTCAGGACGCCCTGGCCCTGGCGAGATCAAGATCCCATCGGGGGCGAGATTGTCGATCTCAGCGATGGTAATTCGATCGTTGCGATAAACGCGAATATCTTCAGCAATAGTTAATTCCTGGCCTAATTCGCCCAAATATTGGACGAGATTATAGGTGAAACTGTCGTAATTATCAATAACTAAAATCATGCATTACACTATCCCAACCTTACTCAGTGTAAAGCAAAGATCGCCATTTGGACTGATGTGTTCTCGAAAGAAGCGATCCAAACTTAAATTCTTGCATCTCGATCGTCGTTGAGAGGACGAGCACGCTTCGGGACGCATCTACTAATATTTGGTAGATAGTGAATAGTCAATAGTGGGTCGATTTAAATTATCGCCGCAAATACCGCAGAGGCGATTGAGTTAGGGTCGTCGAATGGATACCTTTTAACCGCTTAATGGACGAATAACAAGATTGCTTTGGGAATAACTAGACACATGCCTACCAATACAGATGCAAACGCCGAAATCAGCACGGCACCAGCAGCACAATCTTTGGCAATTTTAGCTAAATCGTGATAGGTTTGGCCGACAGTTAGATCGACAACAGATTCGATCGCCGTGTTTAATAGTTCTAGAGTCAAAACTAAGCCGCTAGTAATACAGATTACCGCCATTTCTACGCTACTCAACTGTAACAGCGCGCCGATGACGATCGCTAACGTGCCCATCACGCAGTGAATGCGAAAATTGCGTTGAGTGTTATAGGCATAAGTTACTCCAGCAGCCGCATATTTAAAACTTACCCCGATACTGGTGGCAACACGCCAAGCCTTGACGCGATTTTGATTACTTCGTTCTAACTGGTGGTGCGCAGACGTAGATATTTTGCTGGCCATATCTGATTGAATCGTAGTATTGGCGGACTCGTCCAGTTTAATCTGCATCGATAGGTAACTCCCACGGGAAAAATAATGATTTATTGGCTTGAGGCTTAACACTTATGGCTTAAAGTTCTCATTTATACACTCGATAATGAGAATCACAAGCCGACGCATGATAGAAATTGTTCTTGCTGATGCAACATTAGCAACAAACTTGCTTCGTCGGGGTGATCCCATCCCAGCAAGTGTAGTAGCCCATGACTAGCCAGCCAAGCTAATTCCTTTTCTAAAGAATACCCATGTTCGGCAGCTTGCATAGCAGCAGTATCGACAGAAATGATAATGTCACCCAAATATAGGGTTGCATCGGCTGTTTCATCTGGCAGTGGCGGAAAATCTACCTCCATTGCCGCAAAAGATAAGACGTCAGTCGGCTCATCTCGATCGCGAAATTGAGAGTTGAGAGATTGGATCTCGCTATCGGTAGTTAGACGCAAACTTAACTCATAAGTGTCTGCTGGTGGTAAATCTAATCCTGGTGTCTGCAACCAGTCTAGAAACCAGTCACTCCAAGTAGTTTCGTCGATCGTACTCGGCTGATACAGGTCTTGAACGATTAATTCTAAATTCATCTAGTCGGCAAATAGTGGTGCTGGGTTAGTGGTTTCCCGATCTAGGCGCGATGCTCCCCTGGAGCACCCGTAAGACATCCGGTCGCTATTATCTAGTCAGATATGCGAGTCCCACGAACAATGCGAGTAAGCCGATGGTGCTAAGTGCGAAATGCTGAAGAGATTTGCCACGCTTTTTGACCATATTGCGCATGGCATATTTAACATATTTAGTTTTGAGTTCTTCTGGTGTCGGCGGGACTTCAAGCGTCGCCGTAGCTGTAGCAAGATTGGAATCTGAGGGTGTTTCGACGACCACAGTAGATTCAGTAGGATTGTTATCTATGGGTGTGTCAGTCATGAGGGCGATCGGGATGTGGGTTTGCTTTTAGTTTATCTAATTCGATCTTATACTATCCTTTTCTTGCGTTTTGTAACAATCTTTATAAAAAGTTCTGCGGATCGACATCGATCGTCATCTTGACGACGTTAGAACATTTGCTTCTAAGTACCTCCCAATCGGGGAGGCTCGCACTCCCATCTGGCAAGTATTTCAGCATAATTTGCCAGCGGTAGCGATTATTGACGCGCATCACTGTGGCTGGCGCAGGCCCCAAGACTTCGTAATGTCCGGCAATGGACGCCTCAATCAGGATGGTGCCAATTTCCGTGACGGTGCGTTCGACCGCATCGGCATCGAGACTGCTAAACCGCAGTAAAATCAGCTTGCCATAAGGTGGATAGTCGAGCATCCGCCGTTCTGGTAGCTCGGCAGCGATAAAGGCTTGATAGTCGTGCTTGGTGACGGCAGCTAGGACGGGATGTTCGGGATTGTAGGTTTGAATGATGACGCGTCCGGCTTCATCGCCGCGCCCGCAGCGTCCCGCGACTTGAGTGAGGGTTTGAAAGGTACGCTCGGCGGCTCGATAGTCCGAGAGATGCAATAAGCCATCGGCGGCTACTACTCCCACGAGGGTGACCTGTGGCAGGTCTAATCCTTTGGTGAGCATTTGGGTACCCACTAGTAAATCGGCCTCGCCCTGGACGAATGCGGTCAAGATCCGGCGATGGGATCCTTTGGTACTAGTTGTATCGCTATCGAATCGCAGGCACTTAAGTTTGGGAAATTGTTGGTTTAATTCTTCGACAATTTTCTGGGTACCGCTACCGAAATACTTGAAATAGGGCGAGTCGCATTCTGGACACCTTGGCGGCTGAGGTTGGCAATGATTGCAATAATGGCACCGCAACAAGGCTTGTGCTGATGTCCCTGGCTGATGGTAGGCAAGCGAAACATCGCAGTTGGGGCACTCGCACACGTAACCGCAAGCCCGACAGGAGACGAAGGTACTATGTCCGCGCCGATGGATGAATAAGATGCCCTGCTGTTTGTTGGCTTGCATCTGCTGCAATGCTTGGACGAGCGGACGGCTGAAGATGCTGCGATTGTTATTTTTTAACTCTTGCCGCATATCGACGATTTGGACGGGCGGGAGGGGGCGAGAGTGGACGCGGGTGGGGAGGGGGAGGTAGTGGTGGGAGTTGGGAGTTGGGGGTTGGGAGTTGGGAGAGGGGGGGAGAGGGAGAGGGGGGGAGAGGGAGAGGGGGGGAGAGGGGGAGTTTTGGGTGATGGTTACCCAGGTTTCCAAGGAGGGGGTGGCGGAGCCGAGGATGAGGGGGCAGGATTCTAGTTGGGCGCGCCAGTTGGCAATGTCGCGGGTTTGGTAAGTGGGGGCGGGTTGGTCTTGTTTGAAGCTCGAATCGTGTTCTTCGTCGAGGATAATTAGTCCTAAATTGGGTAATGGTGCAAAAATTGCCGATCGAGTGCCGATGATAATTTGAGGGGTACGATCGAACATTTGTCGCCAGGTATCGTAGCGTTCGCCGTCACTAAGCGCGCTATGATAAACGCACACTCGATCGCCGAATCTCGATCGAAATCTGTCGGTGAGTTGGGGTGTCAAACCGATTTCGGGAACTAAGACTAATACAGACTGTTCTCGTGCTAAGATGCGCTCGATCGCCTGTAAATAAACTTCGGTTTTGCCCGAACCCGTGACGCCATGGAGCAATACTCGGGCGAATCCTGTCAAACTATCGATCGTGGCTAATGCTAAAGCTTGATCGCTGGTAAGAAGTTTGGCTGGTTCTTGTTGGAATATGCCTAATTCTCGCTCGGAACGCAGTTTTTCTTTATTGACGATCGCAATATATCCTTTCTCGGCAATCTTATTGAGCGTTGCCGAAGTGGTACCGCCTAGTTTTAATAATTCTGACTGCCATAACTCACCATCATGTTGTTTCAAAATCTCGATAATCTCGCGCTGACGATCGGTTAAATCTTCCGCCGCTCCGTCAGCAGTTAAAATGACGGCTTTTTGTAATTTAGGCTGTTGGGTTTGTCCCGATTCTAAATAAGATTCGACTAACTGGCGATCGAGTAATTCGCGCAAACCCCTTCTGGCTCCGGGTATCTGTTGCTGGATATATTGCCAGCTATAGTTTTTTTCTGACTTGCCATGTAATAACTTGAGGATTTTTTTGGCAATATCGCCGACAAAAATCTCTGCATTTACATCGGCGATCGCTCTAATTCGCCGATGCGATCGGGCCAATAGTCCGGGGGGTAAGGCAACTTTGATAACTTGAATTAATGGTGTATAATAATAATCGGCAATTTGTGTCAACCACTGCCAATAATTGGGTTTGAATAATCCAGATGCCACCACATCTTCGATATCTTTGATTTTAGAAATTGCTAAAGAATCTGGCAATCGATCGACAAATCGAATGGCAATTCCCCCAACTACTTGTCCGCCCAAAGGGACGCTAAGAATATCCCCTATTTGCAACTGAAACTGTTCGGGTACATTATATGTATATAAAGCTTGAATGCCGGGACAATCGACTAATACTTCTACCAATCCAGACGCCTTAGTGCCAAGCGCATATCCAGTAATCGGTTCGGATACGCTACTTACCAGGGATAAATCGGAGTCGTACATTGATGTTTGGGTATATTTGAGGATTTGAGTAAGCCGTACACTAAATCGATCGATGCAACATTTATTATTAACTAGATTTCAAGGTGCGTTAATTGGTGCGAATACGATCTATCTCAATCCGCAACAAATCGCTCCCAATCAATTGCTCCTCGATGCGACTCCCGTATTATTCCGTGGCATTAGCAGTTTAATCGAGGGGGGGGGATTTGACGATCGAGAGTGGGCGCAACAGCTAGTTGGAGATATTGCCAGCTCGGAACAGGCAATTTTGGCGATGCTACCCCTGATGTTATTTTTCCATGACGATCGCGTCAAGTTGCGAGAAACTTTAATTAATGTCAGTCATAGTTGGCAACTCGATTGGGAAACCTGCTCTAGTGCAGTCTCGCTCGGATATATTATATCTCGATCGCTCACCGAGTCTTTGCGCCCCCTGACCCTCGTCGCGCAACTCTTAGACGAAACTATCAATCTGCATCCACTGGTATTCCAAGAACTCGGCACGATCGATCGACTCTTAGAGCGTTCTAGTAGCTTACATCAAGTCGCCCGCCGCTTGGCTGCCAACTCTCACCCAATTATTACACCGACAATTCTGGCGATTTACTGCTTTATCTCGACCCCTGAAGACTTTAGTTTAGCAACTCGGCGCGCTTATCAGATCGGTCGATCGCCATTCACCTGCGCCTTGACAGGAATCCTCTCTGGTGCCCACAATAGTGCGATTGGAATTCCGCTTAACGGTTATATGGCGACTCAAGAGCGCGAACATTGGCAAGCCGCCGCTGCTAGTTTGCTCGGTGCTTGGGCGGGAGTTTATCGGGATACTACTGGTGCAGCCGATTTATTCGCACTGAGTTCTCAACCGACTAGTGCTCATCCGTTGGCAATAGCCGCACCGCAAGTTATCCAGAAACGCAGTTGATTTGCGATCTAACACCGGAGAGTACCCACAAGGGGCACCCTTACACCATTAATCTGTAGGGGTGCCCCTTGTGGGTACCCAAGGAGCTAAACTAATTAATAATATTTTTAGACTGGTGTAAGATGTGGGTTCATTTAATTGGGTTCGCGACTTTGCCAAAATTGTTCGGCAAAGGCAACTGTCGGATGCATCGGTGCTTTGGGTTTGGATCTGAGCACCATCGAGGTTTCATTCAGATATTTATCGCCCTTCTTGTGGTTGCAAGTTTCACACGCGATCGTCACATTATCCCAGGTGTGGGTACCACCTTTAGAACGTGGAATGACGTGATCGATCGTCAGTTGTTTGGCACTCCCACAGTACTGACAGCGATGTCCGTCCCGCCTAAGCAGCTCGCGCCGACTCACGCTCGGCAGTTTCCATAACCGTTCGGCGGTAGTGGTTTTGAGCCGAATGTGGTGCGGAACTTCTACCGCAACCGATGGGGAGTGCAATACCCACACCAGCTTAGTATCCTGCAAGTCTAGAGGTTCGGCTCTGCCACTCAAGAGTAGGCTAATTGCACGGCGGATATTAATCCGTGCCATAGGTAAATAATTGGTCGAAAATACTACTACAGAATTATTTAATACAGAAGGAATTTTGGATCGCAGATCGGCTTGCTTGCTGTCTGAGATCCCCATGGTGGCAGGTTTCATAGTATTGAGCCTCCTACGAACAACCCCCGTTGTCTGTGGCAGACAAGCGGGGGTTACAAGAAGATGTAGATTGTGTTCTTGTTATTTATGCAACCGAACAACATCTAGGTAATGATGTTATGCCAGTTGGTTTCCCGCAATGCTTGAATGGTAATCGATGCAGTGATTTGTCAGCCGCAATTTCAATGTTCGCTGTCCGATCGTTAGAGCCATGCTCCGCCACATCTATTTGCCACAAATTACGCTCACCGCTGTGTTGGGCGGTAAAATAATTGCGGAGCAGAGATTTAGGACAGAAGTTAGGCACGAACGTTGAGTAGGTTAAGGTGGATGGCGATCGAGATCGAATCGTGCTGCTAATGGCGAACGATCTGTCTGGACACGAAATTGGTAGCTTAAGCAGCTAAGATATAAAAGCTAATTAACTCTTAATAATACAATAAATTTTGTCGAGATGTCTAGTAGATATCGATCCTAATTTGTTTAACAAGCCATGTAGTATTACGAAACTTAGTTCTCAGGTCATCGCTGTAAAAAATGTCACATAATCAAGCCAGATGATGATGAGATAATGCTTGGGCTAAGATTGAAGTAGATTAGCTGCCCCTCACACTCTAGGAATGACGATGGTGGATCGAATGACATTATCACCCCAACAGGAAGTAGGCACACCAGTTACGTTAGCTGACTATATCTATCCAGCCATCCAAAAACAGTACATTACCATTATCAATTTAGAAGCCGACGTACTCGCCGATCGGGATCTTGAAGGCGTACATCAGATGCGAGTGAGCTTGCGCCGCTTGCGATCGCAGATTCAAGCCTTCGCACCGATTTTAAATATCCCCAAAGTCATGGGGATCGCGCAAATCGGCCAAATCGCGAGAACATTGGGCAAAGTTCGCGATTTAGATGTATTGCAAGATCTGCTGGAAAATTATCGATCGAGCTTGCCAGAGTCAGAGCAAACGCACTTAGAAAAAGTTGCAGCAACCCTTGTCAAACGTCGTCGCAAAGAAGTTGCAAAAGTTAAATTGATGCTCGACGATCGCGAGTATCAATATTTTAAACTAGGCATGAATAATTGGCTCAACAGTCCTCAATATATGTCTAATGCTCAAGTTGAATTGAGCGCGATTTTACCAGATCTACTATTGACTGTCGCCGGACAACTATTTCTCAATCCGGGTTGGTGGATCGATTTAGATTCAGAAACAGAAATTACTCCAGAGTCGGGAGTTTCGCAGTTACTCACGATTCATGGCGAAACCATGCACGGACTCCGCAAGCAAGTCAAAGCTCTACGTTATTTAATGGAAATGTTTCCCGATCGCTATCCCGATCGATATCGCGATTATCTTAAAGAGTTCAAACAAATTCATCAAATCTTTGGAAATATTCAAGATAATTTAGTGCTAGACAAGTTTATTCGCAAAGTTTTGGGTAAACGATCGCCGATAAAACTACCAATTCTTTACGAACGGCTCGCGCGAAGCAATTATCTCAACTGGCAAAATTGGCAGCCAATTCAGGAACGATATCGGCAATCGGAAATTAAGCAAGACTTCAAGTTATTGCTGATTCAAGATATAATTAAGTGAGTCGATGTCGATAATTGCCGAGTAAAAACTTGGTAAATTATAGAAATTCGATCGCAGCGATATTTTGATAATTTCTATGGATAATGGCGAACTGGCGATCGATTACTCCAGTCTGGAATGGACTGAGCTACCACCCCTCACCACCGATACGATCTGGACGATTATTCACGAGTCGATAAGCGATTTGCAAGTGAATCAGCTCCTTTGGTATTACTTAGGCTATCGGTACGATAGAGCGGAAAATAGCTGGGATCTGAGTCGAGTGGCTCCCGAATGGGGTGAAACCTATCCCACACCACCAGATTTTATCGCCAGTCGTCCCGCAACAGTCAAACTCACTCGATCGATTCCACCAGAGCACAAGCAACTGCTCAAAGAACAGCTCGGCTTTAAGGGCTATAAATTTGGTGAATTTGGCCCGCGCCAGACGCGCAGAGCCACAGCCGCTAGTTGGTTGTTAGCGTCTATGGCACAGAGGGTATAGTAGCTTAGGTTGCTTAGTTAAAAATGGAAAGTAAGAGATTGGTAGTATCGAGAGTAAATCCAAAATCCACAGTCCACCATCCAAAATAAAATTAATTCAGGGAAATAATATGGCACGAGTAATGATAGTCGGCGCAGGTGGAGTTGGTAATGTCGTCGCACACAAATGTGCCGCACGCGCCGAATTTACAGATATTTTGCTAGCAAGTCGCAGCGTGGATAAATGCGAAAAAATTGCCGCGAGCATCGGCTCGCCAAAAGTAACGACAGCCGCTCTCGATGCCGACACGGTAGCAAATACAGTCAAATTAATCGAAGAATTCAAACCAGATCTGCTGATTAATGTCGCACTCCCATATCAAGATTTGGTATTAATGGATGCTTGTCTGCAAACAGGCATTCACTATCTCGATACGGCTAATTACGAACCGATCGACGTGGCTAAATTCGAGTATAGTTGGCAATGGGCATATCGAGATCGCTTCAAAAATGCTGGACTGACAGCAATTCTCGGTTGTGGATTCGATCCTGGCGTGACGGGTGTATTTAGTGCCTACGCACTCAAACATTATTTCGATGAAATCCACTATCTAGATATCATCGATTGCAACGATGGCAACCACGGCAAATCATTTGCTACCAATTTCAACCCCGAAATTAATATTCGCGAAATCACCCAGCCAGGTCGATATTTTGAAAACGGCGAATGGGTAGAAATCCCAGCTTTATCGATCCATCGTCCAATTCCCTATCCTGAAATTGGCGATCGCGAGTCATATTTGCTCTATCACGAAGAACTCGAATCTCTAGTTAAAAATATCCCCACGCTCAAACGCGCCCGGTTCTGGATGACATTTTCTGAGAATTATATTACGCACCTGAAAGTATTAGAAAACATCGGCATGACCCGGATCGATCCGATCGAATATCAAGGTCAACAAATTGTCCCATTACAATTCCTCAAAGCTCTCCTCCCCGAACCTGCTTCTTTAGCCACAAATTATACCGGACAAACCTCGATCGGTTGTCATATTACTGGTATTAAAGATGGTAAAGAGAAGAAATATTATGTCTATAATAACTGTCAACATGCGGCAGCATATAAAGAGGTAGGATCGCAAGGCATTTCCTATACAACAGGTGTCCCGGCTGTGGTTGGTGCATTGATGATTGTCAACGGCAATTGGAAAAAGCCGGGAGTATTTAATGTCGAAGAATGCGATCCAGATCCATTCATGGAATTACTCGGCCCGATGGGATTGCCTTGGCATGAAGTATTTGATGGTGTATCGCCATTCGAGAATTAGAAGATTTGTAGGAGTAGGTTTATGTCACTAATTCAAATGTGCAATTAATCTCCGTACAAACCTGCCCAATCCTACCAATAACATTATAGGTATATCTTCACAGATATCAGGAGAAATACGATCTGAAGGTTGCTGGTGGGTGAGGGCGGGTTTGTACGATAGTTATCGTTACAATCGCGATTAGTAGCATAAACCCGCCCCTACAGATTGTTCGGATGAAACGATCGAATCGATCGAGATATTGCTAATCGATCGCGATGAATATACTTAGTGCTGACCGATGGTAGTAATCTCAATCTTTTTGGCTGTTCTAGAATCGCGATTGCATTACTTCTACTGGTCGATCGATGGATAAAATTAGATTGGAATTACGAGATGAGAGCAGCATAACTAATATTTATACCCCTCCCAGTTCGTTTTTTCATTTACTGTTTTGGTAATTGTGTATTGACTCGCGAGCAATGGGAAAACATAGATATTTGTTGCCGATAGCGTTCTCGTACAGAAGTCAAGCTATGCTCGATCGTGAGTAGTTTTTATAGAATGAATCTCATTATGCGCATCGCAAATCTCGATGAAACTACCCTGCGCTACCACGCTACCGATAAATCTTTCCAGCGGGGCGAATCTTACTATCAACAGGGAGCGGTAGTCGATCTTTGTCAGCGGGGAAATTGTCTTTATGGGGAAGTCGAAGGTAACGAAGTCGAACCATACCATGTCACCATTCAATTTGATGCTGGGGGCGTGACTGAAGCTGAA harbors:
- a CDS encoding saccharopine dehydrogenase family protein; the encoded protein is MARVMIVGAGGVGNVVAHKCAARAEFTDILLASRSVDKCEKIAASIGSPKVTTAALDADTVANTVKLIEEFKPDLLINVALPYQDLVLMDACLQTGIHYLDTANYEPIDVAKFEYSWQWAYRDRFKNAGLTAILGCGFDPGVTGVFSAYALKHYFDEIHYLDIIDCNDGNHGKSFATNFNPEINIREITQPGRYFENGEWVEIPALSIHRPIPYPEIGDRESYLLYHEELESLVKNIPTLKRARFWMTFSENYITHLKVLENIGMTRIDPIEYQGQQIVPLQFLKALLPEPASLATNYTGQTSIGCHITGIKDGKEKKYYVYNNCQHAAAYKEVGSQGISYTTGVPAVVGALMIVNGNWKKPGVFNVEECDPDPFMELLGPMGLPWHEVFDGVSPFEN
- a CDS encoding DUF3285 domain-containing protein; the protein is MTDTPIDNNPTESTVVVETPSDSNLATATATLEVPPTPEELKTKYVKYAMRNMVKKRGKSLQHFALSTIGLLALFVGLAYLTR
- the ybeY gene encoding rRNA maturation RNase YbeY, with protein sequence MNLELIVQDLYQPSTIDETTWSDWFLDWLQTPGLDLPPADTYELSLRLTTDSEIQSLNSQFRDRDEPTDVLSFAAMEVDFPPLPDETADATLYLGDIIISVDTAAMQAAEHGYSLEKELAWLASHGLLHLLGWDHPDEASLLLMLHQQEQFLSCVGL
- a CDS encoding diacylglycerol kinase family protein gives rise to the protein MQIKLDESANTTIQSDMASKISTSAHHQLERSNQNRVKAWRVATSIGVSFKYAAAGVTYAYNTQRNFRIHCVMGTLAIVIGALLQLSSVEMAVICITSGLVLTLELLNTAIESVVDLTVGQTYHDLAKIAKDCAAGAVLISAFASVLVGMCLVIPKAILLFVH
- the priA gene encoding primosomal protein N', encoding MYDSDLSLVSSVSEPITGYALGTKASGLVEVLVDCPGIQALYTYNVPEQFQLQIGDILSVPLGGQVVGGIAIRFVDRLPDSLAISKIKDIEDVVASGLFKPNYWQWLTQIADYYYTPLIQVIKVALPPGLLARSHRRIRAIADVNAEIFVGDIAKKILKLLHGKSEKNYSWQYIQQQIPGARRGLRELLDRQLVESYLESGQTQQPKLQKAVILTADGAAEDLTDRQREIIEILKQHDGELWQSELLKLGGTTSATLNKIAEKGYIAIVNKEKLRSERELGIFQQEPAKLLTSDQALALATIDSLTGFARVLLHGVTGSGKTEVYLQAIERILAREQSVLVLVPEIGLTPQLTDRFRSRFGDRVCVYHSALSDGERYDTWRQMFDRTPQIIIGTRSAIFAPLPNLGLIILDEEHDSSFKQDQPAPTYQTRDIANWRAQLESCPLILGSATPSLETWVTITQNSPSPPLSLSPPLPLPPSPNSQPPTPNSHHYLPLPTRVHSRPLPPVQIVDMRQELKNNNRSIFSRPLVQALQQMQANKQQGILFIHRRGHSTFVSCRACGYVCECPNCDVSLAYHQPGTSAQALLRCHYCNHCQPQPPRCPECDSPYFKYFGSGTQKIVEELNQQFPKLKCLRFDSDTTSTKGSHRRILTAFVQGEADLLVGTQMLTKGLDLPQVTLVGVVAADGLLHLSDYRAAERTFQTLTQVAGRCGRGDEAGRVIIQTYNPEHPVLAAVTKHDYQAFIAAELPERRMLDYPPYGKLILLRFSSLDADAVERTVTEIGTILIEASIAGHYEVLGPAPATVMRVNNRYRWQIMLKYLPDGSASLPDWEVLRSKCSNVVKMTIDVDPQNFL
- a CDS encoding HNH endonuclease, with the protein product MKPATMGISDSKQADLRSKIPSVLNNSVVVFSTNYLPMARINIRRAISLLLSGRAEPLDLQDTKLVWVLHSPSVAVEVPHHIRLKTTTAERLWKLPSVSRRELLRRDGHRCQYCGSAKQLTIDHVIPRSKGGTHTWDNVTIACETCNHKKGDKYLNETSMVLRSKPKAPMHPTVAFAEQFWQSREPN
- a CDS encoding CHAD domain-containing protein; the encoded protein is MTLSPQQEVGTPVTLADYIYPAIQKQYITIINLEADVLADRDLEGVHQMRVSLRRLRSQIQAFAPILNIPKVMGIAQIGQIARTLGKVRDLDVLQDLLENYRSSLPESEQTHLEKVAATLVKRRRKEVAKVKLMLDDREYQYFKLGMNNWLNSPQYMSNAQVELSAILPDLLLTVAGQLFLNPGWWIDLDSETEITPESGVSQLLTIHGETMHGLRKQVKALRYLMEMFPDRYPDRYRDYLKEFKQIHQIFGNIQDNLVLDKFIRKVLGKRSPIKLPILYERLARSNYLNWQNWQPIQERYRQSEIKQDFKLLLIQDIIK
- a CDS encoding anthranilate synthase component II; translated protein: MILVIDNYDSFTYNLVQYLGELGQELTIAEDIRVYRNDRITIAEIDNLAPDGILISPGPGRPEDAGVSMAIISELGTKYPILGVCLGHQSIGQAFGGDTIPAPILMHGKTSEIYHNNTGVFAGLDNPFTATRYHSLVIDRATCPDCLEINAWVEDGTIMGVRHRDYPQIEGVQFHPESILTSSGKQLLKNFLTSIKSKSLNATV
- a CDS encoding DUF1823 family protein is translated as MDNGELAIDYSSLEWTELPPLTTDTIWTIIHESISDLQVNQLLWYYLGYRYDRAENSWDLSRVAPEWGETYPTPPDFIASRPATVKLTRSIPPEHKQLLKEQLGFKGYKFGEFGPRQTRRATAASWLLASMAQRV